A window from Planctomycetota bacterium encodes these proteins:
- a CDS encoding amidoligase family protein: MDMRELRFGVEIETVGKTRQTVAEAIRTVVGGAVRHTGYPSSYDPWEVTDSRGRIWKVVHDASLTSVPSHLRAEVVTPILTYADLAELQNVVRAIRKLAGSSCDGSCGLHCHVDASAFDGRALANLAKIFYKQEELIIRALGVTPERLQRYCRPTRDDFIRAIDRRKPRTREQVNRLWYGYHNTAPVRYDPSRYGLLNLHSTFFRGSIEYRGYPGTLHAGRVKTAVQFSLAITAKALNARAASSRKRKANGRSDRYDLRVFLLGLGLIGDEFKTCRKHLLANLAGSAAWKNGRPTPPPAPTDPNTAPDSAAEEHPATPTEGAQPC; encoded by the coding sequence ATGGACATGCGGGAGCTTCGCTTCGGAGTCGAGATCGAGACGGTCGGGAAGACGCGCCAGACCGTGGCTGAGGCCATCCGCACGGTCGTCGGCGGCGCCGTCCGCCACACCGGCTACCCCTCCAGCTACGACCCGTGGGAAGTGACCGACTCCCGCGGCCGCATCTGGAAGGTCGTTCACGACGCCTCTCTGACATCAGTGCCGTCGCACCTGCGCGCCGAGGTCGTGACCCCCATCCTCACGTACGCCGACCTCGCGGAGTTGCAGAACGTGGTGCGGGCGATACGGAAGCTGGCAGGGAGCAGCTGTGACGGCTCCTGCGGGCTGCACTGTCACGTGGATGCATCCGCCTTCGACGGCCGGGCACTCGCCAACCTCGCCAAGATCTTCTACAAGCAGGAGGAGCTGATCATCCGCGCCCTCGGCGTCACGCCCGAACGTCTCCAGCGCTACTGCCGTCCCACACGGGACGACTTCATCCGCGCCATCGACCGCCGCAAGCCCCGCACCCGCGAGCAGGTCAACAGGCTCTGGTACGGCTACCACAACACGGCGCCGGTTCGGTACGATCCCTCGCGCTACGGCCTGCTGAATCTTCACAGTACATTTTTTCGCGGAAGCATCGAGTATCGAGGGTACCCGGGGACTCTGCATGCGGGTCGCGTGAAAACGGCCGTGCAATTCAGTCTCGCCATCACCGCGAAGGCGCTGAATGCCCGAGCCGCATCGAGCCGCAAGCGCAAGGCCAACGGCCGGAGCGACCGCTACGACCTCCGGGTCTTCCTCCTCGGACTTGGCCTCATCGGCGATGAGTTCAAGACGTGCCGCAAGCACCTGCTCGCGAACCTCGCCGGGAGCGCCGCGTGGAAGAACGGTCGCCCGACCCCGCCTCCCGCGCCGACAGACCCCAACACAGCGCCCGACAGCG